One stretch of Paenibacillus sp. AN1007 DNA includes these proteins:
- a CDS encoding sigma-70 family RNA polymerase sigma factor has translation MRVLIDKYSQHVYHVAYSVLRNDQDAQDAAQEAFIQIYKSLPDYRSEGFKTWITRIAFHKAIDAKRRLGRRSAEDLGGEEKIVNLPGRDEDVLSRVIRKERQEILRKKIDQLPPQHRDIITAYYLSEKNYEQIAHEAQVAVKTVESRLYRARQWIRNHWKEEEWREYK, from the coding sequence ATGCGTGTTCTGATCGACAAATACAGTCAGCATGTTTATCATGTTGCGTATTCTGTACTGCGTAATGACCAGGATGCACAAGATGCTGCTCAGGAGGCGTTCATTCAGATCTACAAATCTCTCCCCGATTACCGGTCCGAAGGTTTCAAAACGTGGATAACCCGGATTGCCTTTCATAAGGCCATCGATGCCAAACGCAGGCTGGGCAGAAGAAGTGCTGAAGATTTGGGCGGAGAAGAAAAGATCGTGAACCTGCCTGGGCGGGATGAAGACGTTCTATCCCGTGTTATTCGCAAAGAACGGCAGGAGATTCTTCGCAAAAAAATCGACCAGCTGCCTCCCCAGCATCGGGATATCATCACCGCGTATTATCTGAGTGAGAAAAATTATGAACAAATTGCTCATGAGGCCCAGGTTGCTGTAAAAACGGTTGAGTCAAGGTTATACCGAGCCAGGCAGTGGATTCGAAATCATTGGAAGGAGGAGGAGTGGCGTGAGTACAAATGA
- a CDS encoding acetate kinase — translation MKVLVINAGSSSLKYQLYNMEDESVLAKGLVERIGMDSSILTHKPTGREEVTEVSEILEHTTAIRKVIDILTHKENGVLDSVSEIQAVGHRVVHGGEAFKESALVDDAAKAEIRRLFDLAPLHNPAAMMGIRAAELNMPGVPQVMVFDTAFHQTMPEHAYLYAIPRVLYKKYKVRRYGAHGTSHDYVSKTAAEYLGRPVEDLKIITCHVGNGGSVTAVKGGVSVDTSMGMTPLEGLMMGTRSGDLDPAIVPYVMNKEELSVSEVNSMLNKHSGLLAISGISSDMREITEGMEKGEPNSTLAFEMYEYRLRKYIGSYAAAMNGVDVIVFTAGVGENSVVLRQKVCEQLTYLGVELDEALNAIRSGEPRRITTENSKVDVLVVPTNEELVIARDTHRIVLNSK, via the coding sequence GTGAAAGTACTCGTAATTAACGCGGGAAGTTCCTCGCTCAAATATCAATTGTATAATATGGAAGATGAATCTGTACTTGCAAAAGGTTTGGTTGAACGAATCGGGATGGATTCTTCCATTCTGACACATAAACCGACTGGCCGCGAAGAAGTCACGGAAGTTAGTGAAATTTTGGAGCATACGACTGCGATCCGCAAAGTCATCGATATTCTGACGCATAAAGAGAATGGTGTACTGGATTCCGTTAGCGAAATTCAAGCTGTCGGACACCGTGTGGTACATGGTGGTGAAGCATTTAAAGAGTCAGCGCTGGTGGATGACGCTGCCAAAGCTGAAATCCGTCGTTTGTTCGACCTGGCTCCGCTTCACAACCCCGCAGCGATGATGGGGATCCGTGCGGCCGAATTGAATATGCCGGGTGTGCCTCAGGTTATGGTATTTGATACTGCATTCCACCAAACGATGCCTGAGCATGCGTACCTGTATGCTATTCCACGCGTACTTTACAAAAAATATAAAGTCCGTCGTTATGGCGCGCATGGTACGTCCCATGACTACGTAAGCAAAACAGCTGCCGAGTACCTTGGTCGTCCGGTAGAAGACTTGAAAATCATCACTTGTCACGTCGGTAACGGCGGTAGTGTGACTGCAGTTAAAGGCGGCGTATCTGTGGATACATCGATGGGGATGACTCCGCTCGAAGGCCTGATGATGGGAACACGCAGCGGTGACCTTGATCCTGCTATCGTACCTTATGTGATGAACAAGGAAGAACTGAGCGTAAGCGAAGTGAATTCCATGCTGAACAAACACAGCGGGCTTCTGGCGATCTCCGGGATCAGCAGTGATATGCGAGAGATTACGGAAGGCATGGAAAAAGGCGAGCCGAACTCTACGCTTGCATTCGAAATGTATGAATACCGCCTGCGTAAATACATCGGTTCTTATGCTGCCGCAATGAACGGTGTAGACGTGATCGTATTCACAGCAGGTGTGGGTGAAAACTCCGTCGTTCTTCGCCAAAAAGTATGTGAGCAGCTGACATACCTTGGTGTAGAACTGGATGAGGCACTGAATGCCATTCGTTCCGGTGAACCGCGCCGCATTACAACTGAAAATTCAAAAGTGGACGTACTCGTAGTACCAACGAACGAAGAATTGGTCATTGCACGTGATACCCACCGAATCGTATTGAATTCTAAGTAA
- a CDS encoding 2,3-diketo-5-methylthiopentyl-1-phosphate enolase has translation MNNMCTATYRLHDDHADFHKKAQSIAIGMTVGSWTELPQAQRDAMQKHLGEVLKVEVKEANDSPSGERYADITIGYPDINFSRDIPALLVTVFGKISMDGRIKLQHLGFSDSFLRAFPGPKFGLNGVRDLLGVHDRPLLMSIFKSVIGLNADELREQFIRQALGGVDLIKDDEILFENKLTPIEKRVEVCMKAAEQARQETGKKLLYAANLTGPTSRLKQQAERAIGAGANALLFNVLSYGYDVLHELSSDPDINVPIMAHPALAGALYPSPHYGIAASVVLGQLMRLAGADLVLFPSPYGSVTMPKEENMAITEQLLTPHLTVRTSMPVPSAGIHPGLVPMILRDFGKDVIVNAGGGIHGHPMGTEAGGRAFLQAIEAAGRSIPLAQYAADHPELKSALDLWGGER, from the coding sequence ATGAATAATATGTGTACCGCCACATATCGTCTGCATGATGATCATGCTGATTTTCACAAAAAGGCCCAATCCATCGCCATCGGCATGACTGTAGGCAGCTGGACCGAGCTTCCTCAGGCGCAGCGTGATGCGATGCAGAAGCACTTGGGCGAAGTACTCAAGGTTGAGGTTAAGGAAGCCAACGACTCGCCTTCTGGCGAGCGTTACGCAGACATTACCATTGGTTATCCGGATATCAACTTTAGCCGGGATATCCCTGCGCTGCTGGTGACCGTCTTCGGCAAAATCTCGATGGATGGACGAATCAAACTGCAGCATCTTGGTTTCTCGGATAGCTTCCTGCGCGCATTCCCTGGACCTAAGTTTGGCCTGAACGGTGTTCGTGACCTGCTTGGCGTGCATGACCGGCCGCTGCTCATGAGTATTTTTAAATCCGTCATCGGACTTAATGCTGATGAACTGCGTGAACAATTTATTCGTCAGGCCCTTGGCGGAGTTGATCTCATCAAGGATGATGAAATTTTGTTTGAGAACAAACTGACTCCGATCGAAAAAAGAGTTGAGGTCTGTATGAAGGCAGCCGAGCAGGCTCGCCAGGAAACAGGCAAAAAGCTTCTGTATGCAGCCAATCTGACGGGTCCTACCTCCCGATTAAAGCAGCAGGCTGAACGCGCAATTGGTGCAGGAGCTAACGCACTGCTCTTTAATGTACTGTCCTACGGTTATGATGTACTGCATGAACTAAGCAGTGATCCCGATATCAACGTGCCGATTATGGCTCACCCGGCACTCGCTGGTGCATTGTACCCTTCGCCGCATTACGGTATTGCTGCCTCCGTGGTATTGGGACAGCTGATGCGCCTCGCTGGTGCTGATCTTGTGCTCTTCCCTTCACCTTATGGCTCTGTCACTATGCCGAAGGAAGAAAACATGGCGATCACAGAGCAGCTGCTTACACCGCACCTGACGGTAAGAACAAGCATGCCTGTACCATCTGCCGGCATTCATCCAGGGCTTGTGCCGATGATTCTAAGAGACTTTGGCAAAGATGTGATCGTCAATGCCGGGGGCGGGATTCATGGACATCCAATGGGAACCGAGGCAGGCGGACGTGCTTTTCTGCAGGCGATTGAAGCCGCAGGACGCTCCATTCCACTCGCCCAATACGCAGCCGATCATCCAGAACTGAAAAGCGCACTGGATCTATGGGGTGGCGAGCGATGA
- a CDS encoding multi-tm2 domain protein, with protein sequence MTTVHSDRNKLLAFLLNLFPGLGFLYWRRTVRAVVYPLLFFGTGIGFFMLAFLTHEKDLLIVGLLGVIFFWCLSMLDMIIVLLSAQPVQETYYSAPGIYYGPPDPRQGQVNQGAYDVRQSPLESRTEEDMHHQDGQGQPGYTGYPRDAYTQPQPMYQKGSEGERFFTILLSFVPGLGHMHLGLLHRGLSFLIAFFGSFAMMVFVSAITNESVFLMFLLILPVIWVYCMFDAVQHVHRKQAGEVLQDRTLFEELETGKIMGRRSKVLATLLSAFPGAGHMYLGLQKRGLQLMFLFLGSIYILDLLRLSVFLFMIPLIWFYSFFDGLQCSSRYGREPLSDQPIFKDWVRHQRLIGFGIAALGLYYLTIRLIIPQLNELFPNVFLTYEIRSHLNTVIVSLLLIFGGVKLLLGNKRQTAAGTGLSSTSGTKDDELESLFLFKDQDKKS encoded by the coding sequence ATGACGACTGTGCATTCAGATCGTAATAAACTACTTGCATTTTTATTAAACCTGTTTCCCGGACTGGGATTTCTATATTGGCGGCGTACTGTCCGGGCTGTCGTTTACCCGTTGTTATTTTTCGGAACGGGCATTGGTTTTTTTATGCTGGCCTTTCTGACCCACGAGAAAGATTTATTAATTGTCGGCCTGTTAGGCGTCATCTTTTTCTGGTGTCTGAGTATGCTGGACATGATCATTGTGCTGCTTTCCGCCCAGCCAGTCCAAGAAACGTATTACAGCGCGCCGGGCATCTATTATGGTCCTCCCGATCCGCGGCAGGGACAGGTCAACCAGGGAGCTTATGATGTCAGGCAGTCACCGCTGGAATCGCGAACGGAGGAAGACATGCATCATCAGGATGGACAGGGTCAGCCTGGATATACCGGATATCCCCGCGATGCCTATACTCAGCCTCAGCCGATGTACCAAAAAGGCAGTGAAGGGGAACGATTCTTTACCATTTTGCTTTCTTTCGTACCCGGTCTTGGGCATATGCATCTTGGATTGCTTCACCGCGGTTTGTCCTTCCTGATCGCGTTTTTTGGATCATTTGCGATGATGGTTTTTGTATCCGCCATTACGAACGAATCTGTATTTTTAATGTTTCTTCTCATTCTGCCTGTGATCTGGGTATACTGCATGTTTGATGCGGTCCAGCATGTACATCGCAAGCAGGCAGGTGAAGTGCTGCAGGATCGAACGTTGTTCGAAGAGCTGGAAACAGGCAAAATCATGGGTCGGCGCAGCAAAGTGCTGGCGACACTGCTTTCCGCTTTTCCGGGAGCAGGACATATGTATCTCGGTCTGCAGAAGAGAGGCCTGCAGCTGATGTTTCTTTTCTTAGGGAGTATCTATATACTGGATCTGCTTCGCTTGTCTGTATTTCTGTTTATGATTCCGCTGATCTGGTTCTACAGCTTTTTCGATGGACTTCAGTGTTCCAGTCGTTATGGACGAGAACCGCTGAGTGATCAGCCTATATTCAAAGACTGGGTCCGTCACCAGCGTTTAATCGGATTCGGGATTGCAGCTCTCGGCCTGTACTATTTAACGATTCGCCTGATTATTCCGCAGCTGAATGAGCTGTTCCCGAACGTGTTCCTGACATATGAGATACGTTCCCATTTAAATACAGTGATTGTTTCACTGCTTCTGATCTTTGGTGGGGTGAAGCTGTTATTAGGGAATAAGCGTCAGACAGCAGCGGGTACCGGCTTGTCAAGTACCAGCGGCACGAAGGATGACGAATTGGAGAGTTTGTTCCTGTTCAAGGATCAGGATAAAAAATCGTAA
- a CDS encoding methylthioribulose 1-phosphate dehydratase, whose translation MGFEKITLEHKRQVLEELADVKALFASRNWFPGTSGNLSMRVGEFDPEQFYFAVTASGKDKSLRTPEDFLFVDKEGKAIEATTLKPSAETLIHCEIYRLTGCGAVFHVHTVYNNLISEFFGDQGHVPIQGIELIKAFNIWEENAAIRVPVLPNFAHIPSIAELVPGALDASVPGILLRNHGIYAWGRDAFEAKRHLEAFEFLFEVMYRQLLLKGASK comes from the coding sequence ATGGGTTTTGAAAAGATTACACTTGAACATAAACGCCAGGTTCTTGAAGAACTGGCTGATGTCAAAGCATTGTTCGCGAGCCGAAACTGGTTTCCGGGGACAAGCGGCAATCTGTCGATGCGGGTGGGGGAGTTTGACCCGGAACAGTTTTATTTCGCAGTTACCGCCTCAGGCAAAGACAAGTCTCTTCGCACGCCCGAAGATTTCCTTTTTGTTGATAAAGAAGGCAAAGCGATTGAAGCCACTACCTTGAAACCCAGCGCCGAAACGCTGATTCACTGTGAAATTTATCGGTTGACCGGCTGCGGCGCAGTGTTTCATGTGCATACCGTATATAACAATCTGATCAGCGAATTTTTCGGTGATCAGGGCCATGTGCCGATTCAAGGAATCGAATTGATCAAGGCCTTTAACATTTGGGAGGAAAATGCGGCCATTCGTGTACCTGTGCTGCCGAACTTTGCACATATTCCTTCCATCGCTGAACTTGTGCCAGGTGCGCTGGACGCAAGTGTTCCTGGAATTCTGCTCCGCAACCATGGAATCTATGCATGGGGCAGGGATGCATTTGAAGCAAAACGTCACCTGGAAGCCTTTGAATTTTTGTTTGAGGTGATGTACCGCCAGCTGCTGCTGAAAGGTGCATCGAAGTAA
- the asnS gene encoding asparagine--tRNA ligase yields MDTNCVIRNVNEHVGETVTIGAWINNKRSSGKIQFLQLRDGTGYIQGVVVKSEVSEDIWNDAKSLTQESSVYVTGIIREEPRSASGYEMTVTGVQIIHLTENYPITPKEHGVDFLMDHRHLWLRSTKQRAVMVIRAEIIRAVQQFFDGNGFTQVDPPILTPSSAEGTTNLFHIKYFDEDAYLTQSGQLYMEAAAMALGKVYSFGPTFRAEKSKTRRHLIEFWMIEPEMAFVDHEESLRVQEKFIAHVVQSVVKNCRAELESIGRDVSKLEGITAPFPRITYDEAIEFLNGQGFDIPWGEDFGAPHETAIAEKYNTPVFITHYPAGIKAFYMKPDPNRPEVVLCADMIAPEGYGEIIGGSQRIDDPELMQQRFEEHNLSDEAYQWYLDLRKYGSVPHSGFGLGLERTVAWICGLDHVRETIAFPRMLYRLYP; encoded by the coding sequence ATGGATACGAATTGTGTAATTCGTAATGTGAATGAGCATGTGGGTGAAACCGTAACGATCGGCGCCTGGATTAACAACAAGCGTTCCAGCGGTAAAATTCAGTTTTTGCAGCTGCGGGATGGAACCGGATATATTCAGGGTGTTGTTGTAAAGAGTGAAGTTAGCGAAGACATCTGGAATGATGCCAAAAGCCTGACACAGGAAAGTTCTGTCTATGTGACAGGTATTATCCGTGAAGAGCCGCGCAGTGCTTCCGGATATGAGATGACGGTTACCGGCGTGCAAATCATTCACCTCACGGAAAACTATCCGATTACACCGAAAGAACACGGTGTTGATTTCTTGATGGATCATCGCCATCTGTGGCTTCGTTCTACCAAGCAGCGGGCCGTAATGGTGATACGTGCAGAGATTATCCGCGCGGTTCAGCAGTTTTTTGATGGTAACGGATTCACGCAGGTGGACCCGCCGATCTTGACACCTTCATCTGCTGAAGGAACGACCAACCTGTTCCATATTAAGTATTTTGATGAAGATGCGTATCTGACGCAAAGTGGACAGCTGTATATGGAAGCCGCAGCCATGGCTCTGGGTAAAGTCTACTCCTTCGGTCCAACATTCCGTGCAGAGAAATCCAAAACACGCCGTCACCTGATTGAGTTCTGGATGATCGAGCCGGAGATGGCATTTGTCGACCATGAAGAAAGTCTGCGCGTACAAGAGAAATTTATCGCACATGTCGTTCAATCTGTGGTGAAAAATTGCCGCGCCGAACTGGAATCCATCGGACGTGATGTTTCCAAACTGGAAGGCATCACGGCTCCGTTCCCGCGTATTACGTATGACGAAGCGATTGAGTTCCTGAATGGACAAGGTTTTGACATTCCTTGGGGAGAAGACTTTGGTGCGCCGCATGAAACAGCGATTGCCGAGAAATACAACACGCCTGTATTTATCACCCACTATCCGGCTGGAATCAAAGCATTTTATATGAAACCGGATCCGAATCGCCCTGAAGTTGTTCTGTGTGCCGACATGATTGCACCAGAAGGTTATGGTGAGATTATTGGTGGTTCACAGCGTATCGATGATCCGGAATTGATGCAGCAGCGTTTTGAAGAGCACAACCTTTCGGATGAAGCGTACCAGTGGTACTTGGATCTGCGTAAATACGGATCGGTTCCTCACTCCGGTTTCGGTCTGGGATTGGAGCGGACGGTAGCTTGGATCTGTGGACTTGACCATGTTCGTGAGACCATCGCATTCCCTCGTATGCTCTATCGCCTGTACCCTTAA
- a CDS encoding AAA family ATPase, with product MPKWTKEAAVGFVPVLIIFLAFIGVNIVPILIALLLVGGLLFMMQMRGGITVGAAQERKRKKKGPSKLTFEEIGGQDSAKQELREALDFLIRHEEIQKFGIRPLKGILLTGPPGTGKTLMAKAAAHYTDSVFVAASGSEFVEMYVGVGASRIRDLFKDARARAAKENKENAIIFIDEIDVIGGKREGGQQREYDQTLNQLLTEMDGIYTSETPRILLIAATNRKEMLDSALTRPGRFDRHIQVDLPDKKGRKHILELHAVNKPLTQDVSLEKTAEESYGFSGAQLESVMNEAAIYAMREGLLHIEQRHLSLAIDKVMMGEKTDRESSVEEKKRVAIHELGHAIMAELVRPGSVSQVALSPRGQALGYVRHNPQQEQFLYTKRFLEEQIMIALGGAAAEEMYYGGRSTGSRNDFEQATNVVQTMMASGLTSLGIVNMDMVTTEELMRENKMILQELMEQTKHRLEEQRTIFDNSLDILMREEVLSGEQFRCQFRDSARLPA from the coding sequence ATGCCTAAATGGACAAAAGAAGCAGCCGTTGGATTTGTTCCTGTTTTGATTATTTTTCTAGCCTTTATCGGTGTTAATATCGTGCCGATCTTGATTGCTCTGCTGCTCGTTGGAGGTTTACTGTTCATGATGCAGATGCGGGGCGGAATTACTGTAGGTGCCGCACAAGAACGCAAACGCAAGAAAAAAGGACCTTCCAAATTGACCTTTGAAGAAATTGGCGGCCAAGACAGTGCCAAGCAGGAGTTAAGAGAAGCGCTTGACTTTCTCATCCGACATGAAGAGATACAGAAGTTCGGGATTCGCCCGCTCAAAGGTATATTACTAACGGGGCCTCCGGGAACGGGAAAAACATTGATGGCCAAAGCGGCAGCACACTATACAGATTCTGTGTTTGTAGCTGCGTCAGGCAGTGAATTTGTCGAAATGTATGTCGGTGTAGGGGCCAGCCGTATCCGCGATTTATTTAAGGATGCCAGAGCGCGGGCTGCGAAGGAAAACAAAGAAAATGCAATCATTTTTATTGATGAGATAGATGTTATTGGTGGTAAACGTGAAGGCGGGCAGCAGCGCGAGTATGATCAGACATTGAACCAGCTGCTGACGGAGATGGATGGGATATATACTTCTGAAACACCTAGGATACTGTTGATCGCGGCGACGAACCGCAAGGAAATGCTGGATAGTGCCCTTACTCGTCCAGGGCGCTTTGACCGTCATATTCAGGTCGATTTGCCTGATAAAAAGGGAAGAAAACATATTCTGGAGCTTCATGCTGTAAACAAACCTCTGACGCAGGATGTTAGTTTGGAGAAAACGGCTGAAGAGTCCTACGGATTCTCGGGTGCCCAGCTGGAAAGTGTGATGAACGAAGCTGCGATTTATGCGATGCGCGAGGGCTTGCTGCATATAGAACAGCGTCATCTGTCTCTTGCGATCGATAAAGTGATGATGGGTGAGAAGACGGATCGTGAATCAAGCGTGGAAGAGAAGAAAAGAGTTGCTATTCACGAATTGGGCCATGCCATTATGGCAGAGCTTGTGCGCCCGGGAAGTGTAAGCCAGGTTGCCCTTAGTCCGCGTGGACAGGCTCTCGGTTATGTACGGCATAATCCGCAGCAGGAGCAGTTTCTGTACACCAAACGATTCCTGGAGGAGCAGATCATGATTGCGCTGGGCGGTGCGGCCGCTGAAGAGATGTACTATGGCGGACGCTCGACAGGTTCGCGTAATGACTTTGAGCAGGCGACAAACGTAGTCCAGACGATGATGGCATCGGGTCTGACCTCATTAGGAATTGTTAATATGGATATGGTGACTACTGAAGAGCTGATGCGGGAGAATAAAATGATTCTGCAGGAACTGATGGAGCAGACCAAACACCGGCTTGAGGAACAGCGGACAATATTCGACAATTCCCTCGACATTCTGATGCGTGAGGAAGTTTTGTCAGGGGAACAATTTCGTTGTCAATTTCGTGACAGTGCACGTTTACCAGCATAA
- a CDS encoding 3-hydroxyacyl-CoA dehydrogenase NAD-binding domain-containing protein, whose protein sequence is MFFKKIGVVGGGTMGQGISQMLAAKGLDVLLVEHTTQKLDHAYNMIETNLDKQLEKWAITKAEKKLILSRITKVGHLAELGSCDMVIETISEDLEAKKAVFNQLDQVCPSNVILASNTSTLSLTELASSTKYPERVIGMHFIHPVSRVDLVEIIRGLKTSDTTFEETRRFVEEVVDKKGVMIYESPGFVTSRLICLLINEALHVLQEGVASAEDIDDAMRIGYNFQHGPLEMADRFGLDSVEAALERMFREFGELKYRPSIVLKKMVRAGHLGVKSGEGFFKYDKDGDRL, encoded by the coding sequence ATGTTTTTCAAAAAAATAGGAGTTGTCGGCGGCGGCACGATGGGGCAAGGAATTTCCCAAATGCTCGCAGCCAAAGGACTTGATGTGCTTCTCGTGGAGCATACCACACAAAAGCTGGATCATGCGTATAACATGATTGAAACAAATCTCGATAAGCAGCTTGAGAAATGGGCAATTACCAAAGCGGAGAAAAAATTGATCCTTTCCCGGATTACCAAAGTAGGACACCTCGCTGAACTGGGCTCTTGTGATATGGTCATTGAGACAATCTCGGAGGATCTCGAAGCGAAAAAGGCGGTCTTTAACCAATTGGATCAAGTATGTCCAAGCAATGTTATTCTGGCAAGTAATACGTCCACGCTGAGTTTGACCGAGCTTGCAAGCTCGACCAAGTATCCAGAGCGTGTTATTGGTATGCACTTTATTCACCCGGTATCCCGGGTTGATCTTGTAGAGATTATTCGCGGATTGAAAACGTCGGATACTACATTCGAAGAAACTCGCCGCTTTGTTGAAGAAGTGGTAGACAAAAAAGGCGTTATGATCTATGAATCCCCTGGATTTGTGACTTCACGTCTGATCTGCCTGCTGATCAACGAGGCGCTTCACGTACTGCAAGAAGGTGTAGCTTCAGCTGAAGACATTGATGATGCAATGCGTATCGGATACAACTTCCAGCACGGGCCGCTTGAGATGGCTGATCGCTTCGGACTGGATTCCGTTGAAGCAGCTCTTGAAAGAATGTTCCGTGAATTCGGAGAATTGAAATATCGTCCTTCCATTGTCCTGAAGAAAATGGTGCGCGCAGGTCATCTGGGCGTGAAATCAGGAGAAGGATTCTTCAAGTACGACAAGGATGGTGACCGGCTGTGA
- a CDS encoding DnaD domain-containing protein has product MEDMSSKAWLSGAAYGMAAGTAWVPYALLRFYHQLGLSDTEVLLLIQLLGFRQAEFNEFPTLEELALRMGLAPEGIARMLQRLMRDGYITIDEHRDEERDIQYERYDLNGLYAKLAVCTAEEAAHIRSEQQKRNTSRPDSNSVQKEEEERNMFSIFEKEFGRPLSPMECETISSWLDQDRYQEELILMALKEAVFAGKVHFRYIDRILLEWSRNRVKNVQDAKAYTQRFRNGGR; this is encoded by the coding sequence ATGGAAGACATGTCCTCCAAAGCATGGTTAAGTGGTGCAGCCTATGGTATGGCCGCAGGCACAGCGTGGGTGCCGTATGCTTTATTACGTTTTTATCATCAGCTGGGTTTATCCGATACAGAGGTACTGCTTCTGATCCAGCTGCTGGGATTCCGTCAGGCAGAATTCAACGAATTTCCAACGCTTGAAGAGCTTGCGTTACGGATGGGACTTGCTCCCGAAGGCATTGCGAGAATGCTGCAGCGGCTGATGCGGGACGGTTATATTACCATCGATGAACATCGTGACGAAGAACGGGATATTCAGTATGAGCGGTATGACCTGAACGGTTTATATGCCAAGCTGGCTGTGTGTACTGCGGAAGAAGCAGCGCATATCCGGTCGGAGCAGCAGAAAAGGAATACTTCACGTCCAGATTCGAACAGTGTTCAAAAAGAAGAGGAAGAACGAAATATGTTCTCTATTTTTGAAAAAGAATTTGGCCGGCCTCTTTCGCCAATGGAATGTGAGACCATATCCAGCTGGCTGGATCAGGACCGTTATCAGGAAGAGCTGATTCTAATGGCTTTGAAGGAAGCTGTTTTTGCAGGAAAAGTGCACTTCCGGTATATTGATCGAATCCTGCTGGAGTGGAGCAGGAATCGGGTTAAAAATGTGCAGGATGCCAAAGCGTATACGCAGCGTTTCCGTAATGGGGGACGTTAA
- the proC gene encoding pyrroline-5-carboxylate reductase, giving the protein MSQEQQTLLQQKITFHGAGAMAEAIVRGLISRLVVRPQDITMLNRSNLKRQEELGTRYAVHTGTASQSLDLLAASPVIVLCMKPKDAAAALRELGPLLSKDQLIVSVIAGLSIRTMQSLLGRKQPIARTMPNTSSTIGLGATGLAFSAEITDEQRSTVMTLFEAVGIVTIVPEDKLEVLTGISGSGPAYVYYLMEAMIAAGIRGGLSSQQSRDLTVQTVLGAARMVQQTGLEPMKLRSDVTSPGGATQAALKTLDEGDFFENVIAAVNRCAERSREMGAALEGDLKHE; this is encoded by the coding sequence ATGAGCCAAGAGCAGCAGACATTATTACAGCAAAAGATTACTTTCCACGGGGCAGGCGCGATGGCTGAAGCCATCGTGCGTGGACTCATTTCCCGTCTTGTCGTTCGTCCTCAGGATATTACCATGCTGAATCGCAGCAATCTGAAACGGCAGGAGGAGCTCGGCACCCGCTACGCTGTTCATACCGGAACGGCTTCACAATCGCTGGATCTTCTTGCCGCATCCCCGGTTATTGTACTGTGTATGAAACCAAAAGATGCCGCAGCCGCGCTGCGTGAACTGGGGCCGCTGTTGTCTAAGGACCAGCTGATCGTATCCGTTATTGCCGGACTGTCCATTCGTACGATGCAGAGTCTGCTCGGACGCAAACAGCCGATTGCAAGAACGATGCCTAATACGTCCAGTACGATCGGACTTGGAGCAACCGGACTTGCTTTCTCTGCAGAGATTACGGATGAACAGCGCAGTACAGTCATGACACTTTTTGAAGCTGTAGGAATCGTAACCATCGTACCGGAAGATAAACTCGAAGTGCTTACCGGGATATCCGGCAGCGGCCCAGCTTATGTGTACTATCTGATGGAAGCCATGATTGCAGCCGGAATTCGCGGCGGTTTGTCCAGCCAGCAGTCTCGTGATCTAACCGTGCAGACCGTACTCGGTGCTGCACGCATGGTGCAGCAGACTGGTCTTGAACCGATGAAACTTCGCAGTGATGTCACCTCCCCAGGAGGTGCAACGCAGGCTGCTCTCAAAACGCTGGATGAAGGTGACTTCTTTGAAAATGTGATTGCAGCCGTGAACCGCTGTGCAGAGCGCTCGCGTGAGATGGGAGCTGCATTGGAAGGAGATTTAAAACATGAATAA